The following coding sequences lie in one Thiohalospira halophila DSM 15071 genomic window:
- a CDS encoding cobalt-precorrin-6A reductase: MHVLLLAGTAEARELAGLLADHPRLQATASLAGRVRRAADLPVTVRTGGFGGIDGLAAWLREQAVGAVVDATHPFAAGISANAAAAARAADIPLAALVRPAWEPRPGDDWRPVADLDAAVAALRPLGERVLVTTGRNELAPFEAAPEKDYVIRTIDPPEPPPALPRARYIQARGPFDAASEAALMAEHDIQALVTKASGGEATRGKLDAARERGIPVVMVERPPLPAGVHRHCTTPGEALAWLEGLAAGHDSPSCQRGV, encoded by the coding sequence ATGCACGTCCTCCTGCTCGCCGGCACCGCCGAGGCGCGGGAGCTGGCCGGCCTGCTCGCCGATCATCCCCGGCTGCAGGCGACCGCCTCCCTGGCCGGCCGGGTCCGGCGCGCCGCCGATCTGCCGGTGACCGTGCGCACCGGCGGCTTCGGCGGTATTGACGGCCTGGCCGCCTGGCTGCGCGAGCAGGCGGTGGGGGCGGTGGTCGATGCCACCCACCCCTTCGCCGCCGGGATCAGCGCCAACGCCGCCGCGGCCGCCCGCGCCGCCGACATCCCCCTGGCGGCGCTGGTCCGCCCCGCCTGGGAGCCGCGTCCGGGGGACGACTGGCGGCCGGTGGCCGATCTCGATGCCGCCGTGGCGGCGTTGCGCCCCCTGGGGGAGCGGGTGCTGGTGACCACCGGGCGCAACGAGCTCGCCCCCTTCGAGGCGGCGCCGGAGAAGGACTACGTCATCCGCACCATCGATCCGCCGGAGCCGCCGCCGGCGCTGCCCCGCGCCCGCTATATCCAGGCGCGCGGCCCCTTCGATGCCGCCTCGGAGGCGGCGCTCATGGCCGAGCACGATATCCAGGCGCTGGTGACCAAGGCCAGCGGCGGGGAGGCCACCCGCGGCAAGCTCGACGCCGCCCGGGAGCGCGGGATCCCGGTGGTCATGGTGGAACGGCCGCCCCTGCCGGCGGGCGTGCACCGCCACTGTACCACCCCCGGGGAGGCGCTGGCGTGGCTGGAGGGCCTGGCCGCCGGTCACGACAGCCCCTCGTGCCAGCGCGGGGTGTAG
- the cobJ gene encoding precorrin-3B C(17)-methyltransferase has product MSGAGWVKIVGVGPGPASWTTPEADAVVAGATDLVGYGPYLDRVETAGQRRHASDNREELDRAAHALDMAADGARVAVISGGDPGIFAMAAAVLEALEGGEPGRWDGVGVGVVPGLSALQAVAARAGAPLGNDFCAISLSDNLKPWALIEHRLRLAAEADFAIALYNPISRARPWQLGAALELLRAVRAPATPVVLGTAVGRGEKERVVTTTLAEAAPEQADMSTLLIIGASTTRRITAPDGSERVYTPRWHEGLS; this is encoded by the coding sequence ATGAGCGGTGCGGGCTGGGTGAAGATCGTCGGCGTCGGCCCCGGGCCGGCGTCCTGGACCACGCCGGAGGCGGATGCGGTGGTCGCCGGGGCCACCGACCTGGTGGGCTACGGCCCCTACCTGGACCGGGTGGAGACCGCGGGCCAGCGCCGCCACGCCTCCGACAACCGGGAGGAGCTGGACCGTGCCGCCCATGCCCTGGACATGGCCGCCGACGGCGCCCGGGTGGCGGTCATCTCCGGCGGCGACCCCGGGATCTTCGCCATGGCGGCGGCGGTCCTGGAGGCGCTGGAGGGCGGCGAGCCCGGCCGCTGGGACGGGGTGGGGGTGGGCGTGGTCCCGGGACTCTCCGCCCTGCAGGCGGTGGCCGCCCGCGCCGGGGCCCCCCTGGGCAACGACTTCTGCGCCATCTCCCTCTCCGACAACCTCAAGCCCTGGGCGCTCATCGAGCACCGGCTGCGGCTGGCGGCGGAGGCCGACTTCGCCATCGCCCTCTACAACCCCATCTCCCGCGCCCGCCCCTGGCAGCTGGGCGCCGCCCTGGAGCTGTTGCGCGCGGTCCGGGCCCCCGCCACCCCGGTGGTGCTGGGCACGGCGGTGGGCCGCGGGGAGAAGGAGCGCGTGGTCACCACGACCCTGGCCGAGGCCGCCCCGGAGCAGGCCGACATGAGCACCCTGCTCATCATCGGCGCCTCCACCACCCGCCGGATCACGGCACCCGACGGGAGCGAGCGGGTCTACACCCCGCGCTGGCACGAGGGGCTGTCGTGA
- a CDS encoding precorrin-2 C(20)-methyltransferase — protein MSTNSGTLWGLGVGPGDPELMTLKAVRLLQASPVVAYFCRRGGSGQARAIAETHIPASATELALTYPVTTELPHDSPEYRERIEAFFDQAAEEVAAHLAAGRDVAALNEGDPFYYGSFMHLQLRLQGRHPVAVVPGVTSTQAAAAGLPRPLVMRDDALHVIPGTLPTERLRAALTEGDAVAIMKVGTNLPRIAGLLDELDLTSRAWYVESASGAGERILPLAEVAREKAPYFSQILIPGEGVRR, from the coding sequence ATGAGCACGAACAGCGGAACCCTCTGGGGCCTCGGCGTCGGCCCCGGCGACCCGGAGCTGATGACGCTCAAGGCGGTCCGCCTGCTACAGGCGAGCCCGGTGGTCGCCTACTTCTGCCGGCGCGGCGGCTCCGGCCAGGCGCGCGCCATCGCCGAGACCCACATCCCGGCCTCAGCCACGGAGCTGGCGCTCACCTACCCGGTGACCACGGAGCTGCCCCACGACAGCCCCGAGTACCGGGAGCGCATCGAGGCCTTCTTCGACCAGGCCGCCGAGGAGGTCGCCGCCCACCTGGCCGCCGGCCGGGACGTGGCGGCCCTCAACGAGGGCGATCCCTTCTACTACGGCTCCTTCATGCACCTGCAGCTCCGCCTGCAGGGGCGCCACCCGGTGGCGGTCGTCCCGGGGGTCACCTCCACCCAGGCCGCCGCGGCGGGCCTGCCCCGGCCGCTGGTCATGCGCGACGACGCCCTCCACGTCATCCCCGGCACCCTGCCCACGGAGCGGTTGCGCGCGGCCCTCACCGAAGGAGATGCCGTCGCCATCATGAAGGTGGGCACCAACCTGCCGCGCATCGCCGGGCTCCTGGACGAGCTGGACCTCACCTCGCGCGCCTGGTACGTGGAGTCGGCCAGCGGCGCCGGTGAGCGGATCCTGCCGCTGGCCGAAGTAGCGCGGGAGAAGGCCCCCTACTTCTCCCAGATCCTGATCCCCGGCGAGGGGGTGCGGCGATGA
- a CDS encoding precorrin-8X methylmutase has protein sequence MTPSDFSIPEYEHDGAAIYRESFATIRAESDLKRFPAALETAVVRMIHGCGMPDIADAVGFSPGVAEAVRSALVGGAPILCDSEMVAHGITRARLAAANRVVCTLRDERVPALAAEIGNTRSAAALELWRSELKGAVVAIGNAPTALFRLLELLAEGAPPPAAIVGIPVGFVGAVESKAALAENPWEIPYLTVHGRRGGSAMAASAVNALAGEPE, from the coding sequence GTGACCCCGAGTGACTTCTCGATTCCGGAGTACGAGCACGATGGCGCCGCCATCTACCGCGAATCCTTCGCCACCATCCGCGCCGAGAGCGACCTGAAGCGCTTCCCGGCGGCCCTGGAGACGGCGGTGGTACGCATGATCCACGGCTGCGGCATGCCCGACATCGCCGACGCCGTCGGCTTCTCGCCCGGCGTGGCCGAGGCGGTCCGGTCAGCGCTGGTTGGTGGCGCCCCCATCCTCTGTGACAGCGAGATGGTCGCCCACGGCATCACCCGGGCCCGCCTGGCGGCGGCCAACCGGGTGGTCTGCACCCTGCGCGACGAGCGCGTGCCGGCGCTGGCGGCGGAAATCGGCAATACCCGCTCCGCCGCCGCCCTGGAGCTGTGGCGATCCGAGCTGAAGGGCGCGGTGGTCGCCATCGGCAACGCCCCCACGGCCCTCTTCCGGCTGCTGGAACTCCTGGCCGAGGGGGCGCCGCCACCGGCGGCCATCGTCGGTATCCCGGTGGGCTTCGTCGGCGCCGTGGAGAGCAAGGCCGCGCTGGCGGAGAACCCCTGGGAGATCCCCTACCTCACCGTCCACGGTCGGCGCGGCGGCAGCGCCATGGCCGCCTCGGCCGTGAACGCCCTGGCAGGAGAGCCGGAATGA
- the cobG gene encoding precorrin-3B synthase has protein sequence MSGVIRNACPGVAAPMATGDGLLLRLRQPLAGLTASAARAVAEAAEAHGSGTLELTMRAGLQLRGIAPQRAEAAHGRLVAAGLAESDAGREAVRNVVAAPLADRDPAAAADITAVAEAVANTLTADPALQALPPKVGVVVDGGGGAHVGEVTGDLRLEAVDPGRFRVALGGTAADAEPLGSVAVEAAPALVSRLLHRFLALRDADPYPPGRVAAAVSRYGTAPFIEAAGDALGPVADRPLEPVSLERVLGPQNGWLGAAFPFGVLEARQLRRLAELLGPGGTLRVTPWRTLALTDPLPGAEAELAPGGAILDPGDPRLALEACPGRAGCSAGTTATRPDATAAGAAVPALIAAGGRLHVAGCDKACGAPTQPALTLVAEAGHYTLALGSADGPVLRAGLDPAAVPATLAALDAALRHHRQNGEGTGTTLARLGPEFLRTWLEEASDPE, from the coding sequence ATGAGCGGGGTGATCCGCAACGCCTGCCCGGGGGTGGCCGCCCCCATGGCCACCGGCGACGGCCTGCTGCTGCGCCTGCGCCAGCCCCTGGCCGGGCTCACCGCGTCGGCAGCCCGGGCCGTGGCGGAGGCCGCCGAGGCGCACGGCTCCGGCACCCTGGAGCTGACCATGCGCGCCGGGCTCCAGCTGCGCGGTATCGCCCCCCAACGGGCGGAGGCCGCGCACGGGCGGCTGGTCGCCGCCGGCCTGGCCGAGTCCGACGCCGGCCGGGAGGCGGTGCGCAATGTCGTGGCCGCGCCGCTGGCCGACCGCGATCCCGCCGCGGCCGCGGACATCACCGCCGTTGCCGAGGCCGTCGCCAATACCCTCACCGCCGACCCGGCCCTGCAGGCCCTGCCGCCCAAGGTGGGGGTCGTGGTGGATGGCGGGGGTGGCGCCCACGTGGGCGAGGTCACCGGCGACCTGCGCCTGGAGGCGGTGGACCCCGGTCGGTTCCGGGTCGCCCTGGGGGGGACGGCGGCCGACGCCGAGCCCCTGGGCAGCGTGGCCGTGGAGGCTGCACCGGCCCTGGTGAGCCGGCTGCTCCATCGCTTCCTGGCGCTGCGCGACGCCGACCCGTACCCACCGGGACGGGTGGCAGCGGCCGTGAGCCGTTACGGGACCGCGCCCTTCATCGAGGCGGCCGGCGACGCACTGGGGCCCGTGGCGGACCGGCCGTTGGAGCCGGTTAGCCTGGAGCGGGTGCTTGGCCCCCAGAACGGCTGGCTGGGGGCCGCCTTCCCCTTCGGCGTCCTGGAGGCGAGGCAGCTGCGACGGCTGGCCGAACTGCTGGGGCCGGGGGGAACCCTGCGGGTCACACCCTGGCGGACGCTGGCCCTGACGGACCCCCTGCCGGGGGCAGAGGCGGAACTCGCCCCCGGGGGCGCCATCCTCGACCCCGGCGACCCGCGGCTGGCGCTGGAGGCGTGCCCCGGCCGGGCCGGGTGCAGCGCCGGCACCACCGCCACGCGCCCCGATGCCACCGCCGCCGGGGCGGCCGTGCCGGCACTCATCGCCGCCGGCGGTCGCCTCCACGTCGCCGGCTGCGACAAGGCATGCGGCGCCCCGACGCAACCCGCCCTGACCCTGGTCGCCGAGGCCGGACACTATACCCTCGCCCTGGGCAGCGCCGACGGCCCCGTCCTCCGGGCAGGGCTGGATCCGGCCGCCGTCCCCGCCACGCTGGCGGCCCTAGACGCCGCCCTGCGCCACCACCGCCAAAACGGCGAGGGAACCGGCACGACCCTGGCCCGGCTGGGCCCCGAATTCCTGCGAACATGGCTGGAGGAAGCCAGTGACCCCGAGTGA
- a CDS encoding ABC transporter permease: protein MNIALHWFAYRGLVVKQVRRFLRAWVQNLLPSVVTATLFLVVFGHLVGRELGGMGGVAYADFILPGLVMLAVITNAYSNVTLAVYGARLQRHIEEILVAPMPAWLVVAGFATGGLLRGLLAGALVLAIALPFTDLALHHIGATAGIAVLTALLFSLAGLINGVFARSFDHTSVVNTFVLTPLIYLGGLFYPVSRLPEPWDTVAAANPMHYIIEGFRHGLLGASPVAWTTTFAVLAAATVVVGWLAWYLVARGVRIKA from the coding sequence ATGAATATCGCCCTCCACTGGTTCGCCTACCGCGGCCTGGTGGTCAAGCAGGTGCGCCGCTTCCTGCGCGCCTGGGTCCAGAACCTCCTGCCCTCGGTGGTCACCGCCACCCTCTTCCTGGTGGTCTTCGGCCACCTGGTGGGGCGGGAGCTGGGCGGGATGGGCGGCGTCGCCTACGCCGACTTCATCCTCCCCGGCCTGGTAATGCTGGCGGTGATCACCAACGCCTACAGCAACGTCACCCTGGCGGTATACGGCGCACGGCTGCAGCGCCACATCGAGGAGATCCTGGTCGCCCCCATGCCGGCGTGGCTGGTGGTGGCCGGCTTCGCCACCGGCGGGCTGCTGCGCGGGCTGCTCGCCGGGGCGCTGGTGCTGGCCATCGCCCTCCCCTTCACCGATCTGGCGCTGCACCACATCGGCGCCACCGCCGGCATCGCCGTGCTCACGGCGCTGCTCTTCTCCCTGGCGGGCCTGATCAACGGCGTCTTCGCGCGCAGCTTTGACCACACCTCGGTGGTGAACACCTTCGTCCTTACCCCGCTCATCTACCTGGGCGGGCTCTTCTACCCCGTCTCCCGACTGCCGGAGCCGTGGGATACCGTCGCCGCCGCCAACCCCATGCACTACATCATCGAGGGCTTCCGCCACGGCCTCCTGGGCGCCAGCCCGGTGGCGTGGACCACCACCTTTGCCGTCCTCGCCGCCGCCACGGTGGTGGTGGGCTGGCTCGCCTGGTACCTGGTCGCCCGGGGTGTGAGGATCAAGGCATGA